CGGCGTCGATGACAGTCAGCCCCATCTGCTCTGCATCTTGAGCAGCATGGAATGTCATATCTCCTGTAATATATACATCCGCTTTTTTTCGAAGCGCATGACTTACATATTTCTCCCCGCTGCCGCCCAAAACAGCAACTCTTTTTACATTCTTTTCTATATTACCAGAAACACGTACTTGTGGCATGTCTAAATTCTTTTTAACCATTTCAATAAATGCTTTCATGGATACGGATTGTTCCAGTGTCCCAAAGCGGCCGATCCCAAAAGAAGCACCTTTATTCTCCAATGGATAAATATCATAAGCTGGTTCTTCATAAGGATGGGCAGAAATAATTGCTTTCATCACTTTATCAAGCTCTTTTTTCGGGACAACTGCCTCCAGCTTTTTCTCATCTACATACGTCAGTTCATTTTGCGTGCCAATATACGGATCTGCTTCCTCTGATGGACGAAATGTACCTTGGCCTGGACTTTGAAAAGTACAGTGGCTGTAATCGCCGATTTGCCCTGCTCCACCTTCATTTAAGGCATCACGTAATTCCTCGACATGTGTATCCGGTACAAAAACAACGATTTTAAGCAAAGACTCGTGATCCAAAACTTCCAATGGCTCTTTAACGTGTAAACCAATCGCCTCGCTTAATAAATCATTGACGCCACCTTCTGCCACATCTAAATTCGTATGGGCCGCAAAAACCGTGATATCGTTTTTCATCAGTTTTTGCACCACTCTTCCTTTCGGATGGTCCACATTAATCTGTTTTAAAGGCTGAAACAATAAGGGATGATGTGCAATAATTAGATTGGCCCCTTTTTCCACTGCCTCATCAACCACGTCCTCTGTTACATCCAGCGTAATCAGTATATTAGAGGTAGCATCGTGGAATCGCCCCGTCTGCAAACCGACATTGTCCCAATGATAGGCAAGACTTTTCGGCGCCCACTTGTCCATTATTTGAAAAAAATCAGCATGTTTCATCGTTTGTTCCTTCATAATAAAGCTCCTCCTTCATCCAGTTTAATTCAGTTTGAAATTCAGACATTCTTTCATAGTTCACTTGTTTTGCCTGCTGCATTTGTGAAATAATCCGTTCCAGTTTTGCTTTTTCCCATGTCCATTTCTTGATAAACGCATCGTTCTTTTCATTTACTAAATAAGGACCCAACAAAAATTGTTTTTCTTTTATCTGATCATTATCGTTATATGGCGAAAAAACATTTATTTGCCGGTCAGCAACCAGCACTTCATAAATATGGCCCTGTTCGGCCATAATTTCTTCTGCTATCAATGTAAAACCATGCTGATCAAACCATCGCCTGACCTCTCTGGCATCTACATTAGGCTGAGCAATGATTCTGTCTACAGACTCAGCAATCGATGCTTGTGTTTCTAAAATAGAAGTAATCAATGCACCGCCCATTCCGGCAATAACAATCTGGTCTGCTTCTCCTTCCCTCAAGACAGTTAACCCATCGCCTAAGCGAACCTCAATCTGTTCTTCTAATTGATGAAATTGAACTGTCTTTTTAGCACTGTCAAAGGGACCTTGATTGACCTCTCCGGCAATCGCTTTTGCTTCCGGGTCTTTTTGGCAGACGTAAGCAGGCAGATAAGCGTGATCTGAACCAATATCTGCGAAACAGGCTCCTTGCGGTAAATAACCGGCAACTATTTTCAAACGGTTAGAAAGTGAAACATTTGAGTTCATTCGTTGTTCTCCTTTTACTTTGCACAATAAGAAAAGCTTTCTGTACGAATCAGAAAGCTTTCATTTCTTCCATTATATATTATTGATGCTCACTTAGCCACTCACTCAGTGCATCTAAATCATCGCCTTGTAGTTCAGGAAAAGCGGGCATACCCCCATCTGTTCCATTTTCAACAATGTCAGCGATTTCTTCCTGAGAATACCTGCCGCCTACTTCTGTTAAGTCTGGTGCAGAACCGCTTGCCAGGTCTTCCCCGTGACAAGTTACACAGTTATTTTGAAACACTTCTTCACCAGCGTCAGCAGAATCAGAATCGCCGCCTTCTTCTGCGCCTTCCTCTGCTTGTTCTTCCCCATTTTCATCGGGGTTTTGAATAGCTTCTCGCTGATCGATACCAACTACTGAAATAATAATGACTGCAATTAACCCCAGTCCGGCAATAATAGCATATGGTATAACCGGATTCTTTTTCATTACGCTTCCTCCTTATGTAATACAAATATTATATATTAATACTACTATTAGTTTACTCGAAATCTAAAAATTTTTAAAGGTTTATCCAACATATTTATTATAAAACTTGGCATCTGTAAAAGCGTACGATAACCGTCTTTACTAAAAAAAGGTATAAACCATGAGAGCCGCAATCAACACAGCCCCTGCAAAGTTAAAAACGCGCAGTTTCCTTACATACCCGAAAACAATCCATCCTGCTCCGTTTGCCATAATAACAATATGAATATAGCTTCCTAAACCCGCGGCTTCAACTATGCTGATAGATAGCTGCAAGATATATAATAACTGCATAAATAGAAATAAGTAACGGTATCGTTGTGATGTATTCTCTCCCATGTTTAAGTAAATCAGAACATTTATCATGAAAATCACACTTACAATACCCACCAGGATATACCAGGCTACATCGTAATAATAATCCAAAAAGATAACGCTTACCAAAAACGTTAACATAAAAGCAAAATGAAGTTTTCGCCATATTGGCAACCAGGTATTTTTTTCTGTTGGCATTTCTATTTCTCCGCCTCTTGTATATAAGGCCAATAAAAAATCACATTGTTCTTCCGGCAACAAATGATTTTCTTTCCACTTTACTATCTCCTGGATAATCCATTGATTCTTTTCTTGATTTTTCATACATCCACCCCGGAAGTTCAATCTATACATATATATTCATCATGGGGTGTTACTTCATGAATCGTATTGTACACCCTTTATTATATAAATATTGGAATATGCAAGTTGCTGATTCAGAACCTGCATATTCCTGTTTTTATAGCCAACAAAAGATAAAGTGACTTCTTAATCAAGAAAATCTTTCAATCGTTTGCTCCGGCTTGGGTGTCTTAATTTCCGCAATGCCTTTGCTTCAATTTGACGAATACGTTCTCTGGTTACGCCAAATACTTTTCCTACTTCTTCAAGCGTTCTTGTTCTGCCATCATCTAATCCAAAACGCAGACGAAGCACATTTTCTTCTCGATCTGTCAATGTGTCCAGTACGTCTTCAAGCTGTTCTTTTAACAATTCATAAGCAGCATGATCTGATGGAGAAACAGCTTCCTGGTCTTCGATGAAATCACCCAGATGAGAATCATCTTCTTCCCCGATCGGCGTTTCTAATGACACTGGTTCTTGGGCGATTTTTAGAATATCCCGTACCTTATCCGGACTTAATTCCATTTCTTCCCCAATTTCTTCCGGTGTCGGTTCACGTCCTAAATCCTGCAGCAAGGAACGTTGTACACGAATTAATTTATTAATGGTTTCCACCATATGAACCGGAATACGGATGGTACGAGCCTGGTCTGCTATTGCACGGGTAATGGCTTGTCTGATCCACCAGGTTGCATAGGTACTGAATTTAAATCCTTTACGGTAGTCAAATTTTTCAACAGCTTTAATCAGACCCATATTTCCTTCCTGAATCAAATCTAAGAACAGCATGCCCCGGCCGACATAACGTTTAGCGATACTGACAACAAGACGAAGGTTGGCTTCAGACAATCTTCTCTTGGCTTCAATATCTCCTTCTTCAATGCGGGAAGCAAGTTCAATTTCTTCTGCTGCCGAAAGTAAATCTACTCTGCCGATTTCTTTTAAATACATACGGACCGGATCATTAATCTTAATTCCCAGTGGTACACTGAGATCATTCAGATTAATTTCTTCTTCTTTTGCGATTTTTTGCATTTCGGGATCATCTTCAGACTCACCTATCACATCGACACCCTGATCTTCCAGATACTCATAAAATTCATCCATTTGTTCTGGTTCCATGTCAAAATTGGATAAGCCGTCAGCTACTTCTTCATATGCAAGGGTACCGCGTTTTTTACCCATGTCAACCAATTTTTCTTTTGCTTGCTCTAATGTCAGTTCGGGTTCTTTCATATGTGAAGATTTTTGTTCAGCCATGAGTCCCCCTCCTTCCAAATTGTTGAATTACTTATCATTTGTTTGCTTCTTCAGTTCAATTAACTCCATTGCCAAACGTGCGGCTTCCAAAGGATCATTTTCCTGTTCCGCCCTTTTTTGCTGCTCTCTTAAGTTCTTTTTCGTTGGACTTTGATTTGCTTCACGACGAATCATCCGTAAATAATCATCAATTTCTTCTTCTGTACTATGCTGTACATCACTGGACATTGCTAACTCAATAACCTGATTCTTTAAATATTCATCAGACAGCCTTTCCAAAAACAAACTGATGTCTGGTGAATTGCCTTCTTCATAAAATGCATATAGATGTGTTGCCACAATTTTATGGTCATTTAAATTAAACCCTGCTCCAAGCTCATTTTGTACTTTTTCAGCTATATAACCGTCTTGAAGCATATAAGATAATATTCTTTTTTCCGCATTTACATATGCGGGGTATAATTTATTATTATTTACAGATACATATGAATTAGTATAACTCTTATTACTTTGATTATCCTTCGAGGCAGGAAGTCTTTTTTGATGCTGGGCAAGCTGACTCATCAAGGCTTCTTGGGACAAACCAAATTCTTTATGCAATTCCTGAATATAATATTCCCGTTCCAGCGCACTTTCAATCAAGGAAAGTTCTTTTAAAACACGTTCGATATATTCTATACGTTCACTTTCCACCTGTAAGTTAAAATGTCTGCGCTGATACCGCATAAAGAAACTCATATAACTGTCGCTTGTCCGCAGCACTCTTTCTTTAAATGCTTCTCCGCCATGTTCCCGGACATAACTATCCGGATCCTCTTTTGCATCTAAATTCGCAATACGCACACCGCAGCCAACCGACCGCAACAAGAGAGAAGCTTTATAACGTGCTTCAATTCCGGCGCTGTCTCCGTCAAAACAAATGACAACTGTGTCAGCGTAGCGATTCAGAAGCTTTGCCTGTGTTTCAGTTAAAGCCGTTCCCATCGTGGCCACCACATTCTTTACTCCAGCCTGATAAGCGGAGATAACATCCATGTAGCCTTCCATCAAAACAGCTTCATTTTCTTTTCGAATATGACGCTTTGCTAAATCAAAATTATATAAAAGCTTACTTTTTTGAAAAAGTTCTCCTTCCGAACTATTTAGATATTTCGGACCGCTGTCCTCCTGCAGCGTTCTGCCTCCAAAACCGACAGTGCGTCCCAATGCGTTCCGTATTGGGAAGATAACTCTGCCGCGAAATCGGTCAATGACCTCATTGCTGTCATTTCCTGCCACGATTCCTGTTTTTAAAAGCATTGGCTTGGAGTACCCTTTTTGCGTTAGAAACGTTGCCGTGAAATCACGTTTGTCCGGTGCGTATCCAATTTGAAATTCTTCCAGGGTCTCATTTGTAATCCCACGGCTTTTCAGATACTCTAATCCATCCTTCCCATCTTTCTGGTACTTTATGAGGTGATGGTATAATTTTGTCAACCATTCATATGCTGAGAGCATCTGTTCCGTTTCCTCCGACATAGAGGATTCTTTCTTTATAGAGGATTCCGGCAGCTCTACTCCGCTGCGATCTGCTAAATATTTTAATGCCTCATAAAATGTGAAATTCTCCATTTCCATTAGAAACGAAAATACATTTCCGCCTTTCCCGCACCCAAAGCAATGAAAAATTTGCTTTTCCTGGGTCACTGAGAAGGAAGGTGTGTTTTCACCATGAAAAGGACATAAACCAAAATAGTTTCTACCCTGTTTTTTCAATTGCATGTATTCTCCAATAACATCGACAATATCACTGGATTTTTTTACTTCTTCAATAATTGGTTCAGGTATTTGATTAGCCATAGTTACCACCAACTATTCTTTTTGTTTTTTGTTAGAGAGATTGTACAAAATCCTCCTTTATAGACTTCTTCATTCATTTTTCGACATATTTTTTTCTTATTCTCAAAAAAAATAGCCATAACATAATTTCTACAAAGGATGCTTAAAATCCTTCTTTTTCAGAGCAAAATATGATTAAAATTGTATTTTCATTTAAATCTGCTCATACGATTTACCATTATAATATATTTTTTAATAGATTTCTATTAATTTGTTTACAAATCTATTAAAAAAAGAAAAACATTCCGTTATTGTTGCATACAGAATGCTTTTCAAACGATTATTGATTTCTTTTTTGCCACATTCTAATAATCTGGTTAGCTGTTTCTTCAACCGCTTTATGGGAAACATCGATGACAG
The nucleotide sequence above comes from Oceanobacillus timonensis. Encoded proteins:
- a CDS encoding Nif3-like dinuclear metal center hexameric protein; translated protein: MKEQTMKHADFFQIMDKWAPKSLAYHWDNVGLQTGRFHDATSNILITLDVTEDVVDEAVEKGANLIIAHHPLLFQPLKQINVDHPKGRVVQKLMKNDITVFAAHTNLDVAEGGVNDLLSEAIGLHVKEPLEVLDHESLLKIVVFVPDTHVEELRDALNEGGAGQIGDYSHCTFQSPGQGTFRPSEEADPYIGTQNELTYVDEKKLEAVVPKKELDKVMKAIISAHPYEEPAYDIYPLENKGASFGIGRFGTLEQSVSMKAFIEMVKKNLDMPQVRVSGNIEKNVKRVAVLGGSGEKYVSHALRKKADVYITGDMTFHAAQDAEQMGLTVIDAGHYIEKIMKTATQNKLIQEIPAFQSKVYVSQVNTDPFVFI
- a CDS encoding tRNA (adenine(22)-N(1))-methyltransferase — its product is MNSNVSLSNRLKIVAGYLPQGACFADIGSDHAYLPAYVCQKDPEAKAIAGEVNQGPFDSAKKTVQFHQLEEQIEVRLGDGLTVLREGEADQIVIAGMGGALITSILETQASIAESVDRIIAQPNVDAREVRRWFDQHGFTLIAEEIMAEQGHIYEVLVADRQINVFSPYNDNDQIKEKQFLLGPYLVNEKNDAFIKKWTWEKAKLERIISQMQQAKQVNYERMSEFQTELNWMKEELYYEGTNDETC
- a CDS encoding c-type cytochrome, yielding MKKNPVIPYAIIAGLGLIAVIIISVVGIDQREAIQNPDENGEEQAEEGAEEGGDSDSADAGEEVFQNNCVTCHGEDLASGSAPDLTEVGGRYSQEEIADIVENGTDGGMPAFPELQGDDLDALSEWLSEHQ
- the rpoD gene encoding RNA polymerase sigma factor RpoD — encoded protein: MAEQKSSHMKEPELTLEQAKEKLVDMGKKRGTLAYEEVADGLSNFDMEPEQMDEFYEYLEDQGVDVIGESEDDPEMQKIAKEEEINLNDLSVPLGIKINDPVRMYLKEIGRVDLLSAAEEIELASRIEEGDIEAKRRLSEANLRLVVSIAKRYVGRGMLFLDLIQEGNMGLIKAVEKFDYRKGFKFSTYATWWIRQAITRAIADQARTIRIPVHMVETINKLIRVQRSLLQDLGREPTPEEIGEEMELSPDKVRDILKIAQEPVSLETPIGEEDDSHLGDFIEDQEAVSPSDHAAYELLKEQLEDVLDTLTDREENVLRLRFGLDDGRTRTLEEVGKVFGVTRERIRQIEAKALRKLRHPSRSKRLKDFLD
- the dnaG gene encoding DNA primase gives rise to the protein MANQIPEPIIEEVKKSSDIVDVIGEYMQLKKQGRNYFGLCPFHGENTPSFSVTQEKQIFHCFGCGKGGNVFSFLMEMENFTFYEALKYLADRSGVELPESSIKKESSMSEETEQMLSAYEWLTKLYHHLIKYQKDGKDGLEYLKSRGITNETLEEFQIGYAPDKRDFTATFLTQKGYSKPMLLKTGIVAGNDSNEVIDRFRGRVIFPIRNALGRTVGFGGRTLQEDSGPKYLNSSEGELFQKSKLLYNFDLAKRHIRKENEAVLMEGYMDVISAYQAGVKNVVATMGTALTETQAKLLNRYADTVVICFDGDSAGIEARYKASLLLRSVGCGVRIANLDAKEDPDSYVREHGGEAFKERVLRTSDSYMSFFMRYQRRHFNLQVESERIEYIERVLKELSLIESALEREYYIQELHKEFGLSQEALMSQLAQHQKRLPASKDNQSNKSYTNSYVSVNNNKLYPAYVNAEKRILSYMLQDGYIAEKVQNELGAGFNLNDHKIVATHLYAFYEEGNSPDISLFLERLSDEYLKNQVIELAMSSDVQHSTEEEIDDYLRMIRREANQSPTKKNLREQQKRAEQENDPLEAARLAMELIELKKQTNDK